A genome region from Euphorbia lathyris chromosome 4, ddEupLath1.1, whole genome shotgun sequence includes the following:
- the LOC136225737 gene encoding anthocyanidin 3-O-glucosyltransferase 7-like, protein MEKKDFSGHVVVFAFPFGTHVTPLFSIINRIASLSPDTHFSFFCTLKANNSVVAKYSSQPNVKICDLSDGIPDGFVFSSGNNLQEIELFMEAAPLSFRDGIKAAVAETGKEITCLVTDAFFGFMAEMAEEMTVPWFACWTAAAISVSCHFYTDFIRDTFGAAGKEESLNLIPGMSKVQISDLPEGILFGNLDSIISQMLHKMGKSLPKADAVFINSFEELDPIITNDLKSKFKQLLNTGPFNLISPPILSTPPDPYGCIPWLNNQKPQSVVYVSFGTVATPPPHELLALSQAFEAIKIPFLWSLKDDARTNLPDGFIDRTESQGIVVPWTPQIEVLSHGAVGVFLTHCGWNSVVESIQGGVPMICRPFFGDQRLNGRLVQDVLEIGVQVEAGGLTQNGVLDCLDIVFGQDKGKKLTENVTLLKQVVHRAIQPQGSSYSNLIELTKLVTNAQLQSMNFV, encoded by the exons ATGGAAAAAAAAGACTTCTCCGGCCACGTGGTAGTCTTTGCCTTCCCTTTTGGCACCCATGTAACTCCACTTTTCTCCATTATTAACCGCATCGCTAGTTTGTCTCCAGATACACATTTCTCTTTCTTTTGTACCCTTAAAGCCAATAACTCCGTCGTCGCCAAATATTCATCGCAACCCAACGTCAAAATCTGCGATTTGTCTGATGGAATCCCTGATGGATTTGTTTTCTCCTCAGGGAATAATCTTCAGGAGATCGAGCTGTTCATGGAGGCAGCACCTCTGAGCTTCAGGGACGGTATCAAAGCCGCTGTCGCTGAGACCGGCAAAGAAATCACGTGTTTAGTTACTGATGCTTTCTTTGGCTTCATGGCGGAGATGGCCGAGGAGATGACGGTCCCCTGGTTCGCCTGTTGGACTGCTGCGGCTATTTCTGTTTCTTGTCATTTTTACACTGATTTCATCAGGGACACTTTTg GTGCAGCAGGTAAAGAAGAAAGCCTGAATCTGATACCCGGAATGTCCAAAGTTCAAATCAGTGATCTCCCTGAAGGTATCCTCTTTGGAAACTTGGACTCTATCATCTCCCAAATGCTACACAAAATGGGAAAAAGTTTACCCAAAGCAGACGCAGTTTTCATTAACTCATTTGAAGAATTAGACCCAATTATAACCAACGACTTGAAATCTAAATTCAAACAACTCCTAAATACTGGACCCTTCAATTTAATCTCACCACCAATATTATCAACACCACCTGATCCATACGGTTGCATTCCATGGCTTAATAACCAAAAACCCCAATCAGTGGTCTATGTCAGCTTCGGCACGGTTGCAACTCCTCCACCACATGAACTTTTAGCCCTATCTCAGGCATTTGAGGCAATCAAAATTCCCTTTTTATGGTCACTTAAAGATGATGCTAGAACAAACTTGCCAGATGGGTTTATTGACAGAACAGAATCACAAGGAATTGTAGTGCCTTGGACTCCTCAAATTGAGGTGCTATCACATGGTGCAGTTGGTGTGTTTTTAACACATTGTGGTTGGAATTCTGTGGTGGAGAGCATCCAAGGCGGTGTTCCGATGATCTGCAGGCCGTTCTTCGGTGATCAGAGATTGAATGGAAGGTTGGTGCAGGATGTTTTGGAGATTGGAGTTCAAGTTGAAGCTGGAGGACTTACCCAAAATGGAGTTTTGGATTGTTTGGACATTGTTTTTGGACAAGATAAAGGGAAGAAATTAACTGAAAATGTTACACTTCTTAAACAAGTTGTGCATAGAGCAATCCAACCTCAAGGGAGCTCTTACAGCAATCTCATTGAATTAACAAAACTTGTCACCAATGCTCAGCTTCAAAGTATGAattttgtttag
- the LOC136226394 gene encoding ABC transporter I family member 6, chloroplastic translates to MAVLPFNLSSSSPPSLLSSPPQLKSSPLHIHLFTHPVTPCSLRSRSNYRRSSLHLVSAALSALHPIEASGTSALDSEKIPLLEVKNLTAVIAESRQEILKGVNLVVHEGEIHAVMGKNGSGKSTFSKVLVGHPDYEVTGGSVVFKGEDLLDMEPEERSLAGLFMSFQSPVEIPGVNNIDFLNMAYNARRRKLGLPELGPIEFYSYLFPKLELVNMKSDFLNRNVNEGFSGGERKRNEILQLAVLGADMAILDEIDSGLDIDALKDVAKAVNGILTEKNSVLMITHYLRLLEFIKPTYIHIMEDGKIVRTGDISIAKMLEKEGYKAISPS, encoded by the exons ATGGCCGTCCTCCCTTTCAATCtctcatcttcttctcctccttccCTACTCTCTTCTCCTCCTCAACTCAAATCTTCCCCCcttcatattcatttatttacTCATCCTGTCACTCCCTGCTCTCTTCGTTCCCGTTCCAATTATCGCCGCTCGTCTCTTCATCTCGTCTCCGCCGCCCTCTCCGCTCTTCATCCAATTGAGGCTTCCGGTACCAGCGCCCTCGATTCAGAGAAAATACCTCTACTTGAAGTCAAAAATTTAACTGCGGTTATTGCTGAATCCAGGCAGGAGATTCTCAAGGGCGTAAACCTTGTTGTCCATGAAGGAGAG ATTCATGCTGTGATGGGAAAGAACGGTTCCGGGAAGAGCACTTTTTCCAAG GTTCTTGTTGGCCATCCAGATTATGAGGTGACTGGAGGCAGCGTTGTCTTTAAAGGGGAGGATTTACTTGATATGGAGCCAGAGGAAAGATCTCTTGCTGGTTTGTTTATGAGCTTCCAATCCCCTGTTGAGATCCCAGGTGTGAACAATATCGACTTCCTTAATATGGCATACAATGCCCGGAGAAGAAAACTTGGTCTGCCAGAGCTTGGGCCAATTGAG TTTTATTCTTATCTGTTTCCGAAACTTGAGCTTGTGAACATGAAGAGTGACTTTCTTAATAGAAATGTAAATGAAGGGTTCAGTGGTGGTGAAAGAAAGCGAAATGAGATTTTGCAACTTGCG GTTCTAGGTGCAGACATGGCCATATTAGATGAAATTGATTCAGGATTGGATATTGATGCACTCAAAGATGTTGCAAAAGCAGTGAATGGGATCTTGACAGAAAAGAACTCTGTTTTGATGATTACACATTATCTACGACTTCTGGAATTCATAAAGCCGACTTATATCCACATCATg GAGGATGGGAAAATTGTAAGGACAGGCGATATATCTATAGCAAAGATGCTTGAAAAAGAAGGTTATAAAGCAATATCTCCCTCGTAA